GCGAGGACGGTCACACGGTGGTCAAAGCCCGGCCCAAACGGGGCGAAAGCCGCGGTGAACTGGACTCTTGCTCTGATTCACCACCCCTGGGTCATCACATGGCGCGATCCGCATTCCTATGATGGGCCCACGACACCCGCGGGCCGCTACGACCAGGCAGTCCGATGCGGTGCAATGCGGCGCGATGGTGGAGGGGTCGATGACTCAGGGGGCCGGTCAGGGACCCGAGGTGGAGCGCACGGCGACGTTGCGCGACTTCCGGGTGCCCGCGTACGTCCACGAGGCCGGTCCGCACGTCCACAGCGTCCACCCCGGCGAGGTCGCCCCGCCGCCCGAGGAGACCTACCCCGAGGGATACACGCCGACTCAGCGCGACCTTCCCGTCGTCAACCGGGGTGACACTGTCCAGGTGACCGTGGACCCCGAGACCGCCACCGCCCCGCAGGCCTCCACCGGGCAGGGCCCGCTGTACGTCGTGGGTGACGTGCACGGCTACCTCGACCAGCTGGTGTCGGCCCTCCAGGAAAAGGGCCTGCTCGACGCCGCCGGCAACTGGTGCGCGGGCACCGCCCGGCTGTGGTTCCTCGGCGACTTCACCGACCGCGGCCCGGACGGCATCGGTGTCATCGACCTGGTGATGCGGCTGTCCGCCGAGGCCGCCGCGGCCGGCGGCTACTGCAAGGCGCTCATGGGCAACCACGAGCTGCTGTTGCTGGGCGCGAAGCGGTTCGGCGACACCCCCGTCAACTCCGGCGCGGGCACCGCCACCTTCCAGGCGGCCTGGCTGCTCAACGGCGGCCAGAAGACCGACATGGACCGCCTCCAGGACCACCACCTGCAGTGGATGTCCCGCCTGGACGCCGTCGAGGAGGTCGACGGCCACCTGCTCGTCCACTCCGACACCACCGCCTACCTCGACTACGGCCGCTCCATCGAAGAGGTCAACGACACCGTCCGCGAGACGATCACCCGCAACGACGCGGACGAGGTCTGGGACCTGTTCCGCAAGTTCACCAAGCGGTTCTCCTTCCGCGACGAGGGCGGCGCCGACGCCGTGCGCTCCCTGCTCGATACGTACGGCGGCACCCGCATCGTTCACGGGCACAGCCCGATTCCGTATCTGCTGGGCGAGGTCGGCTCCGAGGACGACGAGGACAACCGCGACCCCGTGATCGAGGGGCCGCACGTCTACGCCGACGGACTCGCCATCGCCATGGACGGCGGCGTGACCATGGCCGGAAAGCTGCTGGTCCAGCAACTGCCGCTGGGTACGTGACCGTTCACCGGGCAGGCGCTCCCGATCGGAGGACCCGGCCGGTGAGGGGCCAATTTCGGTAAACCCCCTGTCACCGCATACCGTCGCCGCTCTACCATCGGCTTATCCGTAGCAGGCTCCCCTCCGTTTCTGCCCGACGGCTCGTCAGCATGCCGAGCCCCAAGCCCTACGGAGCATCGGGGGATGCACATGAACAGCGTTCCGCAGCACCTGCTGAGCGAGGACCGCCAGGAATACGAGCGGATCCTTGATGAGGCGCTGCGCTCCGCACCACACCGTCCGGAACTGGCCGCTGTAGGACAGCGCCTCAACTCCGAACAGCTGCGCACCATGGCGCTGAACGCCACCGCACTCATCACGGCGGCCGCGTCGGCCGAATACCAGCACTACGTCAAGGTCCGCGACGAACTGCGTCAACCGGCGTCGGCCGGCTCACCGACCCTGCGTGCATCCGGTTCCTCCGAGCCGGGTACGGACGCGTCGGGGCTCGCCGCGACCATGGGAGGGGTCGCCGAGACCGCCGGCGCGGGCGCCGTCGCCGTCGTCGCCGTGCTCGCACCCGTCCTGGCCGGAACCGCCGCGGCGATCTTCCTGCTCGTCGGCTACATCCTGCGGATGCTCGACCCCGAGCAGGGGTTCGCCCGGACCATGCTCACCACGGGCTGGGTGTTCGGCGCCGTGACCGCGGTCGCGATCCTCGTCGCCGCCGTGGGACTGCTGCTCACCGCCCTGCGCAACAAGCCCACGGCCGACGGCGGGTCGTACGGCGAACTGCGGGGCGAGGTGGCCCAGGCCAAGGAGGCCTGGCACGAGGCCCTGCTGGAACGCGGCATCCTGCCCTTCCTGCGGGATGCTCTCGTCGACCCCGGCGCGGCCGCCGCGCTGCACCACACGCCGTCGTCGACGCCGGTCAGCCGCATGCCTCACCTCGGCTACGGCCGCCCGGGGTTCACCAGCCCGGACGACGGCGACCGCGGCTCGCGCCCCAGCTTCAGCAGTCCGGACTACAGCAGCCCGGACTTCGGCGGGCCGGAGCACCAGCCGGAGTAGCCCCGTCGAGCCCATCCGAGCGGGCGGACCGAATGGGCGCATCCGCATGGGCGGACCGAATGGGCGCATCCGCATGGGCGCATCCGCGTGGGTGCGTCCGCGTGGGCAAACCCGGTCGGGCGTACCCGTGGGCGGACCCACAGGCCGGGGGACCAACGGCCCCCGGGCCTGTGCGCGGCCGGGTCATTCCGCGAGGGGTCAGTCCGCGATGGGCAGGTAGACGCGGTTGCCGCTCGCCGCGAACTCCTTCGACTTCAGGGCCATGCCCTCCTCGATCTCGTTCCGGGTGCCGCCGTGTTCACGGCGGATGTCCTGCGAGATCTTCATGCTGCAGAACTTGGGACCGCACATCGAGCAGAAGTGAGCCGTCTTGGCCGGCTCGGCGGGCAGGGTCTCGTCGTGGAACTCCCGCGCCGTGTCCGGGTCGAGGGCCAGGTTGAACTGGTCCTCCCACCGGAACTCGAAACGGGCGTCGGACAGCGCGTCGTCCCACTCCTGCGCACCCGGGTGTCCCTTGGCGAGGTCGGCTGCGTGGGCGGCGATCTTGTAGGTGATGACGCCGGTCTTGACGTCGTCGCGGTTCGGCAGGCCCAGGTGCTCCTTGGGCGTGACGTAACACAGCATCGCCGTGCCCCACCAGGCGATCATCGCGGCACCGATGCCGGAGGTGATGTGGTCGTACGCCGGTGCGACGTCCGTGGTCAGCGGGCCGAGCGTATAGAACGGAGCTTCATCGCAGATCTCCTGCTGAAGGTCGATGTTCTCCTTGATCTTGTGCATCGGGACGTGGCCCGGGCCCTCGATCATGGTCTGTACGTTGAAACGCTTCGCGATCCGGTTGAGTTCCCCGAGGGTGCGCAGTTCCGCGAACTGCGCCTCGTCGTTGGCGTCCGCGATCGATCCAGGACGGAGACCGTCCCCGAGCGAGTAGGTGACGTCGTACGCGGCGAGAATCTCGCAGAGCTCCTCGAAGTTCTCGTACAGGAACGACTCCTTGTGGTGCGCGAGGCACCAGGCGGCCATGATCGAGCCGCCGCGGGAGACGATGCCGGTCTTGCGGTTCGCCGTCAGCGGCACGTACGCCAGGCGCACACCCGCGTGGACCGTCATGTAGTCCACGCCCTGCTCGGCCTGTTCGATGACCGTGTCCTTGTAGATCTCCCAGGTCAGCTCCTCCGCCCGGCCGTCGACCTTCTCCAGGGCCTGGTAGAGCGGCACGGTGCCGATGGGGACGGGGGAGTTGCGCAGCACCCACTCGCGCGTGGTGTGGATGTTGCGGCCGGTCGACAGGTCCATGACCGTGTCGGCGCCCCAGCGGGTCGCCCAGGTCATCTTCTCGACCTCCTCCTCGATGGAGGACGTCACCGCCGAATTGCCGATGTTGGCGTTGACCTTCACCAGGAACCGCTTGCCGATGATCATCGGCTCGATCTCCGGGTGGTTGACGTTGGCCGGCAGCACGGCCCGGCCCGCGGCGATCTCGTCCCGCACGACCTCCGGCGCCACGCTCTCCCGGATGGCGACGTACTCCATCTCGGGCGTGATCTCGCCGCGGCGGGCGTACGCGAGTTGTGTGACCGCCTGCCCGGTCCTGCCGCGGCGCGGCTGGCGAGGGCGGCCGGGGAAGACCGCGTCCAGGTTGCGCAGGCCGCCCCGGGGCGAGGTGTGCTTGATGCCGTCGTCCTCGGGGCGCACGGGACGGCCCGCGTACTCCTCGGTGTCGCCGCGAGCGATGATCCAGTTCTCGCGCAGTGGCGACAGGCCCCTGCGGACGTCGGTGTCGACGAGCAGATCGGTGTACGGGCCCGACGTGTCGTACAGCGTGACCGACTGGCCGTTGGTGAGGTGCACCTGACGGACCGGCACGCGCAGGTCGGGGCGGGTGCCCTCGACATACGCCTTGTGCCAGCCGATGGACTTCCCGGCCTCCTCGGACTTCTCGTCCTGAACGGAGGCAGGCGTGCGTGCGTCCTTGCTGGTCATGAGACCTACTCCCTACGCCGGCATTACCCGGTAACAGGTTCGGCGGTCGACGCAGCGATTTCCGTCCGGCGACGTTTCGTGTGAAACATCACTCGAGTCCGGCGATGTTTCATGTGAAACATCGCTGGGACGGAGGTCAGCGCCCTCTCAGCCCGGTGCTCCGAGCTCCCGCGTGTACAAAAGGTGCCTCCACGCTAGCGGCAATTCTGGCGCGGTGAACAGAGGGCCCCCCTCGTTCTTGCGATGATCGGGCGGTGACCACGACGCAGCGTCCCTCCTACCCACCGCCCGAGCCGCCCCGCGGATCCGGCGCCGGAAACGGCAACGGCCGTGGTGCCGGCCATGATTTCGCCACCCCGGCCGGGCCTGGGCCGACCAGAGGGCAGAGTCCCGGGCTCAGGTACGGGCGTGACGCGGGTTTCGGTCCCGGCTCCGGCCCCGGTGGTGAGTCCGGGCAGGGCTCCGGCGGAGGCCAGGGTGCCGGTCCTTCCGGTGGCCACGGTGGCCCCGGCGGCCCCGCCGGTGGGCAGGGCCCCGGCCCGGGCCCCGGTGACGGACACGACTCAGGACCCCGTGGCGGTGGCGGGCACGGACACGGCGGAAGCGACGGACACGGACACGGCGGGGGCGACGGACACGGTCACGGGTCCGGCTCCTCCCCGGGTGGCGGGCACGGGCACTCCCACAGCCACGGTCCGGCCACGCCCGTCTCCCGGCATCTGCGCAAGGTCATCGCGGCGATCCTGATCCCGTTCGCCGCGGCGGTGCTGGTCGGTCTCGCCGTGCTGTGGCCGGGCGGCGCTCCGTCGCACGAGCGCACCGGCGTCGGCTTCGACCGGCAGACTCAGGACGCCACGGTCACCAAGGTGGTCGAGGTGAGCTGCAGGGAGGCCGGCGCTTCGGGCGTCCCGCCGACCGGTGACACTTCCACCGCCGAGGGTTCCTCGGCGGTGCAGCAGGAGAAGGGCACCTGCAAGCGGGCGACGATCCGGGTCGACAGCGGCGACGACAAGGGCCGCACGTTCACCGAGATCGTCCAGCCCGACCAGTCCCGCCAGCTGCACGAGGGCCAGGAGGTCGTGGTCGCCTACGAGCCCTCGGCGCCGAAGGACCTGCAGTACTCGGTCACCGACATCAACCGCAGTGTGCCCATGGGGCTGCTGGCCGGCATCTTCGCGATCGCCGTCGTGGTCGTCGGACGGCTGCGGGGTGTCATGGCATTGGTCGCGCTGGCCATCAGCTTCATGGTGCTGAACTTCTTCATCCTGCCCGCGATCCTGCAGGGCTCGAACCCGCTGGTCGTCGCCGTGGTGGGCGCCAGCGCCATCATGCTCATCGCCCTGTACCTGTGCCACGGCCTGTCCGCCCGGACGTCGGTGGCCGTGCTGGGCACCCTGATCTCGCTGCTGTTGATCGGCATCCTCGGCTCGGTGTTCATCGGCTGGGCGGCCCTGACCGGCAACACCGACGACAACACCGGCCTGATCCACGGCCTCTACCCGACGATCGACATGAGCGGTCTGCTGCTCGCCGGCGTCATCATCGGCTCCCTGGGCGTGCTCGACGATGTGACGGTCACACAGACCTCGGCGGTCTGGGAGCTGCACGAGGCCAACCCCTCGATGGGCTGGCGCGGGCTCTACCGTGCGGGCATCCGGATCGGCCGCGACCACATCGCCTCGGTCGTCAACACGCTCGTCCTCGCCTACGCGGGTGCCGCGCTGCCGCTCCTGCTGCTGTTCTCGATCGCGCAGAGCAGCGTGGGGACGGTCGCCAACAGCGAACTGGTCGCGGAGGAGATCGTGCGCACGCTGATCGGTTCGATCGGCCTGGTCGCCTCGGTGCCGGTCACCACAGCCCTGGCGGCGCTGGTGGTCTCCGCCGACCGCCCCGGCACGGAGCCGGCCGTGGAAGCCTCTGCCGTCCCCGCGCGCGGGGGCAGGGGCCGACGCCGCAAGCGCTGACGCCCCCTGGGCCGACGGCGGCGCCTCG
The Streptomyces tuirus genome window above contains:
- a CDS encoding metallophosphoesterase, which encodes MVEGSMTQGAGQGPEVERTATLRDFRVPAYVHEAGPHVHSVHPGEVAPPPEETYPEGYTPTQRDLPVVNRGDTVQVTVDPETATAPQASTGQGPLYVVGDVHGYLDQLVSALQEKGLLDAAGNWCAGTARLWFLGDFTDRGPDGIGVIDLVMRLSAEAAAAGGYCKALMGNHELLLLGAKRFGDTPVNSGAGTATFQAAWLLNGGQKTDMDRLQDHHLQWMSRLDAVEEVDGHLLVHSDTTAYLDYGRSIEEVNDTVRETITRNDADEVWDLFRKFTKRFSFRDEGGADAVRSLLDTYGGTRIVHGHSPIPYLLGEVGSEDDEDNRDPVIEGPHVYADGLAIAMDGGVTMAGKLLVQQLPLGT
- the thiC gene encoding phosphomethylpyrimidine synthase ThiC, which translates into the protein MTSKDARTPASVQDEKSEEAGKSIGWHKAYVEGTRPDLRVPVRQVHLTNGQSVTLYDTSGPYTDLLVDTDVRRGLSPLRENWIIARGDTEEYAGRPVRPEDDGIKHTSPRGGLRNLDAVFPGRPRQPRRGRTGQAVTQLAYARRGEITPEMEYVAIRESVAPEVVRDEIAAGRAVLPANVNHPEIEPMIIGKRFLVKVNANIGNSAVTSSIEEEVEKMTWATRWGADTVMDLSTGRNIHTTREWVLRNSPVPIGTVPLYQALEKVDGRAEELTWEIYKDTVIEQAEQGVDYMTVHAGVRLAYVPLTANRKTGIVSRGGSIMAAWCLAHHKESFLYENFEELCEILAAYDVTYSLGDGLRPGSIADANDEAQFAELRTLGELNRIAKRFNVQTMIEGPGHVPMHKIKENIDLQQEICDEAPFYTLGPLTTDVAPAYDHITSGIGAAMIAWWGTAMLCYVTPKEHLGLPNRDDVKTGVITYKIAAHAADLAKGHPGAQEWDDALSDARFEFRWEDQFNLALDPDTAREFHDETLPAEPAKTAHFCSMCGPKFCSMKISQDIRREHGGTRNEIEEGMALKSKEFAASGNRVYLPIAD
- a CDS encoding YibE/F family protein; this encodes MTTTQRPSYPPPEPPRGSGAGNGNGRGAGHDFATPAGPGPTRGQSPGLRYGRDAGFGPGSGPGGESGQGSGGGQGAGPSGGHGGPGGPAGGQGPGPGPGDGHDSGPRGGGGHGHGGSDGHGHGGGDGHGHGSGSSPGGGHGHSHSHGPATPVSRHLRKVIAAILIPFAAAVLVGLAVLWPGGAPSHERTGVGFDRQTQDATVTKVVEVSCREAGASGVPPTGDTSTAEGSSAVQQEKGTCKRATIRVDSGDDKGRTFTEIVQPDQSRQLHEGQEVVVAYEPSAPKDLQYSVTDINRSVPMGLLAGIFAIAVVVVGRLRGVMALVALAISFMVLNFFILPAILQGSNPLVVAVVGASAIMLIALYLCHGLSARTSVAVLGTLISLLLIGILGSVFIGWAALTGNTDDNTGLIHGLYPTIDMSGLLLAGVIIGSLGVLDDVTVTQTSAVWELHEANPSMGWRGLYRAGIRIGRDHIASVVNTLVLAYAGAALPLLLLFSIAQSSVGTVANSELVAEEIVRTLIGSIGLVASVPVTTALAALVVSADRPGTEPAVEASAVPARGGRGRRRKR